A window of the Helianthus annuus cultivar XRQ/B chromosome 4, HanXRQr2.0-SUNRISE, whole genome shotgun sequence genome harbors these coding sequences:
- the LOC110935888 gene encoding 3-hydroxyisobutyryl-CoA hydrolase 1 isoform X3, with the protein MWKFNRSGSMFRILQRNTTQVSLIAIHGRFRVVTDNTLFAMLETALGSFPDVGASYYLSRLPGFFGEYVGLTGARLDGAEMLACGLATHFVPLEVIQKLSTILYYMTSQTKILR; encoded by the exons ATGTGGAAATTCAACAGAAG TGGAAGTATGTTTCGGATACTTCAAAGGAATACAACCCAG GTATCACTCATTGCAATACATGGTAGATTTCGAGTTGTTACAGATAATACG CTTTTTGCAATGCTGGAGACTGCATTAGGGTCATTCCCAGATGTAGGTGCATCTTATTACTTATCAAGACTACCTGGATTCTTCG GAGAATATGTGGGTCTTACGGGTGCAAGATTGGATGGTGCTGAAATGCTTGCATGTGGTCTTGCAACCCACTTCGTCCCGTTAGAG GTGATCCAAAAATTATCAACAATATTATACTACATGACTTCTCAAACAAAAATCCTACGTTAA
- the LOC110935888 gene encoding 3-hydroxyisobutyryl-CoA hydrolase 1 isoform X2 — protein MWKFNRSGSMFRILQRNTTQVSLIAIHGRFRVVTDNTLFAMLETALGSFPDVGASYYLSRLPGFFGEYVGLTGARLDGAEMLACGLATHFVPLEEEGDKNMDNWISWTIQALKKASPTSLKISLHSVHILL, from the exons ATGTGGAAATTCAACAGAAG TGGAAGTATGTTTCGGATACTTCAAAGGAATACAACCCAG GTATCACTCATTGCAATACATGGTAGATTTCGAGTTGTTACAGATAATACG CTTTTTGCAATGCTGGAGACTGCATTAGGGTCATTCCCAGATGTAGGTGCATCTTATTACTTATCAAGACTACCTGGATTCTTCG GAGAATATGTGGGTCTTACGGGTGCAAGATTGGATGGTGCTGAAATGCTTGCATGTGGTCTTGCAACCCACTTCGTCCCGTTAGAG GAGGAGGGTGATAAAAACATGGATAACTGGATCTCATGGACTATCCAGGCCTTAAAGAAAGCATCACCAACAAGTCTCAAAATTTCTCTTCACTCT GTACATATACTGCTTTAA
- the LOC110935888 gene encoding chloroplast stem-loop binding protein of 41 kDa b, chloroplastic isoform X1 — MDYPGLKESITNKSQNFSSLCTYTALRAGVYLESDILPHREIDAVDPKSRHKGNLETEILLESKGVNYTSIRPVYIYGPLDYNPVEEWIFHRLKAGRPIPIPKSAGGFPEPEIIHYNPKEFHYGKKKAFPFQDQDFPMIGVMGGAIPIELFVMEDHVLYEFLGLARDENEEHGRLFLERFNIFFSLNNVLIFLNLLILSNLM; from the exons ATGGACTATCCAGGCCTTAAAGAAAGCATCACCAACAAGTCTCAAAATTTCTCTTCACTCT GTACATATACTGCTTTAAGAGCCGGTGTTTACCTTGAATCCGATATTTTACCACATCGTGAG ATTGATGCGGTTGACCCTAAAAGCCGACACAAGGGGAATCTCGAGACCGAGATCTTACTAGAGTCAAAAGGTGTCAACTACACTTCTATAAGACCCGTTTATATCTACGGCCCGTTGGACTACAACCCTGTCGAAGAGTGGATTTTTCATAGGTTGAAAGCGGGTCGACCCATCCCCATTCCCAAATCAG CTGGTGGATTCCCTGAGCCCGAGATCATTCACTATAATCCTAAGGAGTTCCATTACGGTAAAAAGAAAGCATTTCCATTCCAGGACCAG GATTTCCCAATGATTGGCGTCATGGGAGGCGCGATTCCGATAGAACTTTTTGTTATGGAAGATCATGTACTGTATGAATTTCTAGGGCTTGCACGAGATGAAAATGAAGAACATGGGAGGCTATTTTTAGAGcgatttaatatttttttttcactAAACAatgtattaatttttttaaatcttCTTATTTTAAGTAATTTGATGTAA
- the LOC118491451 gene encoding uncharacterized protein LOC118491451, which yields MADARNINDDNNDAVRQEAFENRVTEVAEGVMQANLPRLAQEVESRVLGVVDAMMTSRFEELKELIEGSKSRGKERRCTYKDFMACHPTTYDGKIDPIECQRWISNIEAVFIRSRCDKEDQVMFATGLLTHQAKDWWDAHSKEVGEDRLQAMTWQEFKGPFMRYHCPQSAIDKIQEDFLRLRQKNESVNEIANNFMDKMKFCGELVTTERMKISRFYGVLKAEVREFITPSKCETLEELIDLARDREIEIKRQEERGEKRPSEKGASFSPSKKGKFQDQGRKGKSKGGITPCKTCGKLHTGECLLGKKGCFKCGKEGHSSYQCPDNPKTCFNCFEKGHIKSECPKLQQGSKKEDKKQEGSRTKGRMYQITSEEAKSQPNVVSGVKEEGTSTKQAEGAQDRGKAPL from the exons ATGGCTGATGCAAGAAATATCAATGATGATAACAATGATGCGGTTAGACAAGAAGCATTCGAAAACAGAGTCACGGAAGTAGCGGAAGGGGTTATGCAAGCCAATCTACCTCGGTTAGCTCAAGAAGTAGAAAGCCGAGTTCTGGGGGTTGTGGATGCTATGATGACGAGTAGGTTCGAAGAGTTGAAAGAATTAATCGAAGGATCCAAGAGTAGAGGTAAGGAACGAAGGTGCACTTACAAGGATTTTATGGCTTGTCATCCGACGACGTATGACGGTAAGATAGATCCTATTGAATGTCAAAGATGGATCTCGAATATAGAGGCGGTCTTTATACGAAGCCGGTGTGATaaggaggatcaagtgatgttcgCTACCGGTTTACTAACCCATCAAGCGAAGGATTGGTGGGATGCTCACAGCAAGGAGGTAGGCGAAGACAGACTGCAAGCTATGACTTGGCAAGAGTTCAAGGGGCCCTTCATGAGATATCATTGTCCTCAGTCGGCGATCGACAAGATTCAGGAGGATTTCTTACGCCTCCGGCAGAAAAACGAATCAGTGAATGAAATAGCAAACAattttatggataagatgaagttctgtggAGAATTGGTAACAACCGAGAGAATGAAGATAAGTCGCTTCTATGGTGTGTTAAAAGCAGAAGTTAGAGAGTTCATCACTCCCTCAAAATGCGAAACTCTTGAAGAGCTCATTGATTTAGCACGGGATAGAGAGATTGAAATTAAAAGGCAAGAGGAGCGAGGTGAAAAGAGGCCGAGTGAAAAGGGTGCAAGTTTTAGTCCATCCAAAAAGGGGAAGTTTCAGGATCAAGGAAGAAAGGGTAAGTCGAAGGGTGGGATTACACCGTGCAAGACATGTGGGAAGCTCCATACCGGAGAGTGTTTGCTAGGTAAGAAGGGGTGCTTTAAATGTGGTAAGGAGGGGCATTCGTCCTATCAATGCCCGGATAACCCAAAGACTTGTTTCAACTGTTtcgaaaaagggcatatcaagtcGGAATGTCCAAAGCTTCAACAAGGGTCAAAGAAAGaagataagaagcaagagggttCCAGGACAAAGGGGAGAATGTATCAGATCACGTCTGAAGAAGCCAAGTCCCAACCAAATGTGGTTTCAG GCGTGAAAGAAGAAGGTACAAGCACTAAGCAAGCGGAAGGagcacaagatcgag GTAAAGCACCTCTATAG